GGAAATTCGCATGTGTTTCATCCCATACTGGGCTAGCTTTCCATAGTGTATCTCAAAGGTTGTCACCTGTGTAGGTCCAACACAACAGAGCATCTTCTTAAGTAGCAATGGcagcaaaaaaaaacaaataaagcgACGAAAAATGAGGCTGAGAATGGAGAACATTACCATTTCCCTAAGGCAATTCCAATCATCAACAAGACGTTGCCCTGCTGTGTCGTTTGTAAGGCACAAACCTTTTCCAAAAAACAGATAAGATCGGCATCACGCTGCTCAACAACACCTGTAGTGTTGGTGGCTCCAAGTAGTGGTCATCTTCGTCGTCGTCAAGGAATTTGAATTTAGCATTTGCACCGAAGTATAAGGAGAGCTAGTCATTGCCAAGCTATTGGACGTCACCGTATTGCATGACATGGGATTTTGTAGTCCTTTTTTTTGCCTATTGCATAATAAACCCCATCtcaacaataatatataaactttagGGTAAACTGCTTTAGTAGTCatacaattattaatatttttatttttgtaacttaactataaaaatttacaaaatagtcacccaactattagtaaatttctttttttttttgtcactcaATTATGAATGGTCacctaattattcaattttatctttttggtCACTAGTGGCTAGAAGCggtagcttttaaaattaacataataacaactttaaccaTCAACATTTATATgttgtgtcaatttagtcttaattctaaaaaatataaccatcaacatttacacattgtgtaatttttatttattttacaattttacttttctttgtgaccctttcacctaaaaagttaaaaaaattatcagtaaaggaaaacacccaaaaatccaagataataattttcatcttttctcattcttttaaaattaacctcaatttcacaaagaaaaacaaaattgcaaaaagaaataaaaattagacaatgtataaatgttgagggttatattttttagaatcgagactaaattgacataatttataaatattgaaagttAAAATTACTAATGCCAATTTTAGAAACTACCAAGTTAAAGTTGGtgactaaaaaagaaatttactaataattgggtgactaccagtgtagtttacccttaattttaatttggacaGATTTTCTAAAACCATACATTTTCATATTGTTGCTGCAAAGTCTCGTTCCGCAAGTCATTTGCTTCACTGCACAAAAGAAACAGGAAGATGAAGATGATATATGAAGtgagttttatatatgtatatgatgagTATGGTTGCATATATACCAGTCTTCCATCCAAGAAACACTGTATAAGTCTCCCAAACAGGTTTTAATACTCTGGGGGAGGACTTGGATGACCTCCAGGACAATAGGTTGCCCAGCTACCCTCTTCTTTGTTCGCCGCGGTGGTCGCATAGATATTCAAACCTTGGGGAAGAAGACCCTCCAGCATACTTCCCTGGATAAGTTGATCAGCGTAAAGATGACTCTTGTCAGGCATCCCTGGATTAACACCATAAAAAGGGTAATTGGTAATAAAATATAGGGTTTACAGTTTAGGATTTAGATATTTATGGTACTAACCAAGCGTTCCGGGACCACCATGATCGGAGTAGTATATGAAGATACGATCGTTGGGGCCACTATTAATGACCTTCCCACTACCGCCGGTGAGAGCAGCTTTGTTTCTGAGGATAACAGTGAAAAAGTTGTTAACAGTGATATTTTCCCACTATAACTACATGCATTGGACGGTAACCGACAGACGTCTCCGGTGGTATCTCCACCGGAGGAAATGAATCCAGTCACCAACAATTGAAGAATAACACCGACCACAAGAAGAATCATTATTCGGCCAAGCTTTGATCAAATTTAACTTGAGAAAAATCAGCACTTTGTGTTGCTTATATATAGAAGAATATGCATGCATAAGCTGAATAACATGTAAGAAGGTTAAGGGCTAATTTGGCGTTGGTTTGGAAAGTGTTCTGGAAAAGTGTCgtgaaaaaaatgattttaaaaagtttagtttaaaatttgagtgtttagtaTTATTGTCAAAAGGTgctgagaaataaaatgttcattttagacatattattatcaagtaaaaaatatgcatttaaataatatttaaattagttaatattattatattttagtaaaatataaaaaaattattataacttgttgttgatatttttaatatatgaaatataaattttaaatatttttaagcaataaatattaattatttataaaatttaattagaatatataaaatatattttaaatatttaaatataaccattaaatatttgtaattagtattttaaaaaatattttttttatttttaattaatgattttaacacatttgtaattaagcaccaataaaaaaagaagaaaagtactatgttattggatgagtgaaaaagtaattaagcactaaaagtgcttttgggtgaggaaaagctaaaaattttagcttctcctcttcagaagtgcttttgaaaaacacttctgaaaagctaaaaatttcagctaaaaacaatttgtttagcacagcttttctttcaaaagtacttttggagCCAGAAGTACTTTTTTTTTAAGCACTACAAAACATGCCCTTAATAATTTGtcctttcatcatttttttaatatataaattaaaaaataacaaagaaaacatCATTATATAACACATAAAGTcataaaatattactaaaagaaatctatataaaaaaaatggttccAGCTCAGGGCgaaaccaaaaattttttttgtaggggttgaaattaaattataatttttacgatagtaaaaatgtaattttatcattttaatatcctatatctttataatttttgaaggattaaatcatatttttatcatttttagggagacaaagtataattttatcatttactaatttaaaattctaaaagttttaaagggcctaattaaataaaaaaaaattattttagaggccAGGCACCCTACCAACCCCCCTAGCTTCGCCCCTGTTCCAGCTTAATTGCATTTTTGTGgttgaaaatatttgtttatttacctCTTATAGTTCACCATGTATTTAACATTTGAAAGATTAGGGATAGTTAAGGTAATTAGAAATtaaggtaatt
The sequence above is a segment of the Gossypium raimondii isolate GPD5lz chromosome 4, ASM2569854v1, whole genome shotgun sequence genome. Coding sequences within it:
- the LOC105779134 gene encoding vacuolar-processing enzyme-like codes for the protein MILLVVGVILQLLVTGFISSGGDTTGDVCRNKAALTGGSGKVINSGPNDRIFIYYSDHGGPGTLGMPDKSHLYADQLIQGSMLEGLLPQGLNIYATTAANKEEGSWATYCPGGLCLTNDTAGQRLVDDWNCLREMVTTFEIHYGKLAQYGMKHMRISFANICNAGIRTEQMVEASAEACAGIHSDH